Proteins from a genomic interval of Halomonas alkaliantarctica:
- a CDS encoding ABC transporter permease, with product MIDLQGYGPRLIEGAGVTIQLAVLSLILSIILGLLTASAKMSRNWFAHRLATLYTTLIRGVPDLVLMMLFFFGGQIGVNMITDWLYYSFDIDIFININAFVAGVVTIGLIFGAYMGETFRGAFMAVDNGQIEAGKAYGMSDGLVFRRVRFPQMMRHALPGLSNNWMVLLKTTALVSVIGLSDMVRVASEASKATREPFTFMIIVALIYLLIASVSEWIFARLQKRYNIGYGEAD from the coding sequence ATGATTGATTTACAAGGTTATGGCCCAAGGCTGATTGAGGGGGCCGGCGTCACCATCCAGTTAGCGGTGCTGTCGCTGATTTTATCGATTATTTTGGGGCTACTGACAGCCAGCGCGAAGATGTCGCGCAACTGGTTCGCTCATCGTTTGGCCACGCTTTACACCACACTTATTCGCGGTGTGCCCGACCTCGTGTTGATGATGCTGTTTTTTTTCGGCGGCCAAATTGGCGTCAACATGATCACCGACTGGCTTTACTACTCGTTCGATATCGATATTTTTATCAATATTAATGCCTTCGTAGCGGGCGTTGTCACCATTGGGCTAATCTTCGGGGCCTATATGGGGGAAACCTTTCGTGGCGCTTTTATGGCGGTCGATAATGGGCAAATCGAAGCAGGTAAAGCCTATGGCATGAGCGATGGGCTGGTTTTTCGTCGCGTCCGTTTTCCGCAGATGATGCGCCATGCGTTGCCCGGCCTTTCCAACAACTGGATGGTATTGCTCAAAACCACAGCACTGGTCTCGGTAATCGGGCTTTCTGATATGGTACGTGTTGCCTCAGAAGCCTCTAAAGCGACGCGTGAACCTTTCACATTTATGATTATTGTCGCGCTTATCTATCTGCTCATCGCCAGCGTTTCGGAGTGGATCTTTGCTCGTCTGCAAAAACGCTACAACATTGGCTATGGGGAGGCAGACTAA
- a CDS encoding ABC transporter permease has protein sequence MNAFMTWLENQLAENSIFTLQTLSYYGDGLTTTVQLVFLSLVIGLIAAVPLAIGRGSKHAWIKWPIFAYTYVFRGTPLLIQLYLIYYGVVFVDGIQETWLWVILEEPFVPALIAFTLNTAAYTTEIFRGAIKSTSKGEIEAARAYGMSPQQTMRRIIIPSAFRRALPAYGNEVIFMLHASAIASVVTIMDLTGAARFVYARFYAPFDAFLFVAAIYLCLTFTILYFFRYLEKKLLAHLQPQNS, from the coding sequence ATGAACGCTTTCATGACATGGCTCGAAAATCAGCTTGCCGAGAACAGTATTTTCACGCTGCAAACGCTTTCCTACTATGGCGATGGGCTGACCACCACGGTGCAACTGGTCTTTTTATCCCTGGTCATTGGCTTAATCGCCGCGGTCCCCCTTGCCATTGGGCGCGGTTCAAAACATGCCTGGATTAAGTGGCCTATTTTTGCTTACACCTATGTTTTTCGTGGCACGCCGTTACTCATCCAACTCTACCTGATTTATTACGGCGTGGTGTTTGTGGACGGAATCCAAGAAACCTGGCTATGGGTGATACTTGAAGAACCGTTCGTTCCCGCACTCATTGCATTTACCCTCAACACCGCCGCCTACACGACCGAGATTTTTCGCGGCGCTATCAAGTCCACCTCGAAAGGTGAAATTGAAGCGGCTCGAGCCTATGGCATGTCACCTCAGCAGACCATGCGGCGAATTATTATCCCCAGCGCTTTTCGTCGCGCCCTGCCGGCCTACGGCAACGAAGTCATTTTCATGCTACATGCCAGCGCTATTGCCAGCGTAGTGACGATTATGGATCTGACCGGCGCGGCGCGCTTTGTCTATGCGCGTTTTTATGCACCTTTTGACGCATTCTTGTTTGTGGCAGCGATCTATCTGTGTTTAACCTTCACCATCCTGTATTTCTTTCGTTATCTTGAGAAAAAGCTGCTCGCACATCTACAGCCACAGAACTCCTAG
- a CDS encoding transporter substrate-binding domain-containing protein: MKKLLSVSLLGLAVAASAAQAQEDQVRIGVDVPYEPMEYRTPDGELTGFDIDLGNALCERIGVECEWVVQGWDGIIPGLMARKYDAIMSSMTINDDRREQVLFSEPYITPPSAWFAPEGTDLDTTNEESLAGMTIGVQRGTLQDNYVTDMYGDVADINRYSTADDMVLDMESKRLDILFLDYPVGKSTLLDSEEGNYVVVGEMLTEPKEYFGDGFGIAFRQRDEALAEQFNEALAEVREDGTYDEIYSRYFGGQE, encoded by the coding sequence ATGAAAAAACTGCTGTCTGTTTCACTGCTAGGCTTAGCCGTTGCAGCAAGCGCCGCCCAAGCGCAAGAAGACCAAGTACGTATCGGGGTTGATGTTCCTTACGAGCCGATGGAATATCGTACGCCGGATGGCGAGCTGACCGGCTTTGATATCGACCTGGGCAACGCCCTCTGCGAGCGTATCGGCGTTGAATGTGAGTGGGTGGTACAGGGCTGGGACGGCATTATCCCGGGCCTCATGGCACGCAAATACGACGCTATTATGTCCTCCATGACGATCAATGATGACCGTCGCGAGCAAGTGCTGTTCTCTGAACCCTATATCACCCCGCCATCCGCTTGGTTTGCTCCTGAAGGCACCGACCTTGATACAACCAATGAAGAGTCGCTCGCCGGCATGACCATCGGCGTTCAGCGCGGCACTCTGCAGGACAATTACGTAACCGACATGTACGGCGATGTCGCCGACATCAACCGCTACTCTACCGCCGACGACATGGTGTTGGACATGGAATCCAAGCGTTTGGACATCTTGTTCCTCGACTACCCGGTCGGTAAGTCCACGTTACTGGATAGCGAAGAAGGCAACTACGTTGTCGTTGGCGAGATGCTAACTGAACCTAAAGAGTATTTTGGTGATGGCTTTGGTATCGCCTTCCGTCAACGCGACGAAGCACTCGCCGAGCAGTTCAACGAAGCCCTGGCTGAAGTGCGAGAAGACGGCACTTACGACGAGATCTACAGCCGTTACTTCGGTGGGCAAGAGTAA
- a CDS encoding TraX family protein, with protein sequence MAYPTSPPTGTLPRPSSHWTGWGQWLALITMTVDHLTRYVLPGDWDLSWAGSSIGRIAFPLFAAMVAWHGLFNTRNPLRYSRRILVIGLVAQLPYMMMPRASDAFILNVCFTLATGLALGTLVRQGWQHYQQQTLGLPWLLVGATVGVTVWYLLGFWVEYGHNGLLLIPLLMFALHALSQAENHFQARLWAGLAAFPVLWIAGQMNASDMAKSFTVGTCVVVLILAAGAAQRIPPVSLVMPRRLWLAWYPGHFALIALWVLLIGQLA encoded by the coding sequence ATGGCTTACCCGACTAGCCCACCTACAGGCACGCTACCTCGCCCATCTTCCCACTGGACAGGCTGGGGACAGTGGTTGGCGCTGATCACCATGACCGTCGACCACCTCACGCGCTATGTGTTGCCCGGTGATTGGGATTTAAGCTGGGCAGGGTCTTCCATTGGCCGTATCGCTTTTCCGCTGTTTGCCGCCATGGTGGCCTGGCACGGGCTATTTAATACCCGTAACCCGCTGCGCTACTCAAGACGAATTCTAGTTATCGGCTTGGTTGCCCAACTGCCCTATATGATGATGCCGCGCGCATCGGATGCTTTTATCCTCAATGTCTGCTTTACCCTGGCCACTGGTTTAGCCTTAGGTACACTAGTGCGCCAAGGCTGGCAGCACTACCAGCAGCAAACGTTAGGTTTGCCCTGGTTGTTAGTCGGTGCGACGGTAGGCGTTACCGTGTGGTACTTGCTCGGTTTTTGGGTTGAGTATGGTCACAACGGCTTACTACTCATTCCGCTATTAATGTTCGCCCTGCACGCCTTGAGCCAAGCAGAAAACCATTTTCAAGCCCGCCTGTGGGCAGGCTTAGCGGCGTTTCCGGTACTCTGGATTGCCGGGCAGATGAACGCTTCTGATATGGCCAAATCGTTTACCGTAGGCACGTGCGTCGTCGTGCTGATACTTGCTGCCGGCGCCGCGCAGCGAATCCCCCCTGTCAGCTTAGTGATGCCGCGCCGCTTATGGCTAGCATGGTACCCCGGCCACTTTGCGCTAATCGCTTTATGGGTGCTGCTCATCGGCCAATTGGCTTAA
- a CDS encoding diguanylate cyclase domain-containing protein, with translation MPHSSTAGSAPGLRSGFHRDHHLTVKRLHSEKVRLLYDNLWQPVLSSVLAGMLLVAAMWPVVASWVLLTWLAVLTFVSFARLALAYYFRRLPAQQQQGRRWLYRFSAGSIAAGCVWGVGGIVLFTGEHHGQVAALSIVLAGIAAGGVTTLSAVWWVALGFVLPILLPLLVQFLLLGSSLAILISAMLSLFLGLIVTTSRRLSRIIHDNIALRVSMSAREAQLQESENRYRSIFQHSPLGVLHFDGLGYVTDCNSKLLEILDVNRAQLLGYRMLSRSADPEVANAVLKALDKGTGYYEGTYYLPKASVGTPLRAFFNGVHSASNEMVGGVAIIEDFTERKRAESIIYRQAFYDSLTDLPNRRLFIERLATLCDEKHKGRQSGLLMFLDMDRFKLINDTLGHATGDNLLVQVARRLERCLSEGDIAARLSGDEFVLLALFDESSAPDLEARAERYMRKVQQALSQPYRLASRDTVVTPSIGYTCFTSAACDHEEVLKQADIAMYRAKIEGRAQLCRYQPWMRDKMQ, from the coding sequence ATGCCTCACTCTTCAACTGCTGGGTCTGCCCCTGGGCTGCGCAGTGGTTTCCATCGCGACCACCATCTCACTGTAAAGCGCCTACATAGCGAAAAAGTACGTCTTCTGTACGATAATCTTTGGCAACCGGTGCTGAGCAGCGTGTTGGCCGGCATGCTATTAGTAGCCGCCATGTGGCCAGTGGTCGCAAGCTGGGTACTGCTCACCTGGCTCGCAGTATTGACCTTTGTTTCGTTCGCTCGCCTTGCCTTGGCCTACTATTTCCGCCGCTTACCGGCACAGCAACAGCAGGGTCGTCGCTGGCTTTACCGGTTTAGCGCCGGGTCGATTGCAGCTGGCTGCGTATGGGGTGTCGGTGGAATCGTTCTATTTACAGGCGAACATCATGGTCAGGTTGCGGCACTTTCGATTGTACTGGCGGGCATTGCTGCTGGTGGAGTAACCACGCTTTCTGCCGTGTGGTGGGTGGCACTCGGTTTCGTACTGCCGATTTTGCTCCCGCTGTTAGTACAGTTTTTACTATTAGGCTCATCGCTGGCGATCTTAATTAGCGCCATGCTCAGCCTGTTCCTTGGCCTGATTGTTACCACCAGCCGTCGGTTAAGCCGAATTATTCACGATAACATTGCCTTGCGGGTGAGTATGTCAGCCCGTGAAGCACAGCTACAAGAGAGCGAAAATCGCTACCGCTCGATCTTTCAACACTCTCCGTTGGGGGTGCTGCATTTTGATGGGCTGGGGTACGTCACTGATTGTAATAGCAAGCTGCTGGAGATACTGGATGTTAACCGCGCGCAACTGCTCGGCTATCGGATGTTATCCCGTTCGGCGGACCCAGAAGTGGCCAACGCAGTACTCAAAGCGCTCGATAAAGGGACTGGCTACTACGAGGGCACTTACTATCTACCCAAAGCGAGCGTAGGCACCCCTTTGCGAGCCTTTTTTAACGGCGTGCATAGTGCCAGTAATGAGATGGTTGGCGGTGTGGCCATTATCGAAGACTTTACCGAGCGTAAGCGCGCTGAATCGATCATCTATCGCCAAGCGTTCTATGACTCTCTCACCGATTTGCCGAACCGGCGGCTATTTATCGAGCGTTTGGCCACCCTCTGCGATGAGAAACACAAAGGACGTCAGAGCGGTTTACTGATGTTTTTGGATATGGATCGGTTTAAATTGATTAACGATACCTTAGGACACGCTACCGGCGATAATTTGTTAGTGCAGGTGGCTCGGCGACTGGAACGTTGCCTGAGCGAAGGTGACATAGCCGCACGCCTGAGTGGTGATGAATTTGTGTTGCTGGCGTTGTTTGATGAGTCCTCGGCACCCGACCTCGAAGCACGCGCTGAGCGTTATATGCGAAAGGTTCAGCAGGCGCTCTCTCAGCCTTACCGACTGGCAAGTCGCGATACGGTCGTAACGCCGAGTATTGGTTATACCTGCTTTACTTCAGCCGCCTGTGACCACGAAGAAGTGCTTAAACAGGCAGATATCGCGATGTATCGCGCTAAAATAGAAGGGCGGGCGCAGCTGTGCCGCTACCAGCCCTGGATGCGCGATAAAATGCAGTGA